The genomic window ACCTCATCGGGGGCTGGGAGACTGGGAGGCGATATGCCGCGCCTCTCCCCCATCCTGTGCCTGCTCGTGCTGGGCAGTGCCCCTGCCACAGCCCTGACCGTGAACCCTGTCGTCGCCGGGGGCACCCTCTACACGGTGGCGACCATCACGCCGGGCCGCGACGACCTGCGGCTGCACTGGCGCAACCCCACCACCTCTGCCCCATACGCGACCTTCGCGCAGCTGGGGGCCCGGTTGAAGAAGGAGGGGCGCACGCTGCTGTTTGCCACGAACAGCGGCATCTACGCGCCAGGCCTGACACCCCTGGGCCTCCATATAGAGGGTGGGCGGATACTGACGCCACTGAACCTCGCGCGGTCCGGTGGGAACTTCGCGCTGCGGCCCAACGGCGTGTTCTGGATCAAGGGCAGCCGCGCGGGCGTGCTGGAAACCGATGCGTATCGCCGCGCACGCCTGATCCCTACATACGCCACGCAGTCCGGGCCGCTGCTGGTTCAGGGTGGTCAGCTGCACCCGGCCTTCAACAAGGGAGGGACCTCATTCAAGCTGCGCAGCGGCGTGGGCGTCTGCCGGGGCGGGCAGATGCGCTTCGCGGTCAGTGCAGGGCCCGTCAACTTCTACACCTTCGCCACCTTCTTCCGGGACACGCTGGGCTGCCCGGACGCGCTGTACCTGGACGGCAGCATCAGCGCGTACGCCACGCCGGACCGCGACACCCAGCTGGCAGGCTTCGCCGGGATCTGGAGCGTGAGCCGCTGAGCGCCCCACCAGACCCGGGAACCCCGCCGCGCCGCCCCCCGTACTGTGCTGCATGGACTTCACCTGGAAAGGCACGACCGAACGCGACCTGAGCTGCGGGCAGAACCGTCTGGAGGTCATCGAGTACAGCGCCGAGCCCATGGAGGCCGCGCTGAGCGGCTACCACCAGACGCTGAGCCGCCCCGCCCGCTGGCGGCAGCTGGCCGTGCACGTCGCCGGGGACGGCAGTGCCGGGAACGCCGTGCTGGAGACCGGCGCCCTGCAGTACCTGCGCGGCACTCTAGAGATGCAGGCCGTGAACGCCGCCGGGGGCAGCGGCCTGGGCGGCTTCCTGCGCGGGGCCGTTACCGCCGCCGCCAGCGGCGAGGGCCTGTACAAGACTGCCTTCCGGGGCAGCGGCACCCTGTACACCGAACCCACCCGCCTGCACGTGCTGCTGGGCGAACTGCGCGGCGAGAGCCTGATCGTGGACGACGGCGCGTTCGTCGCGTGCGTGGGCGACATCAGCGTGGGTCGCCACGTGAACCACGGCTTCGCGCAGGCGGTCGGCAGCGGCGAGGGCCGCGTGCAGCCCAAGCTGACCGGCAG from Deinococcus radiotolerans includes these protein-coding regions:
- a CDS encoding AIM24 family protein — protein: MDFTWKGTTERDLSCGQNRLEVIEYSAEPMEAALSGYHQTLSRPARWRQLAVHVAGDGSAGNAVLETGALQYLRGTLEMQAVNAAGGSGLGGFLRGAVTAAASGEGLYKTAFRGSGTLYTEPTRLHVLLGELRGESLIVDDGAFVACVGDISVGRHVNHGFAQAVGSGEGRVQPKLTGSGLFALQSPVPPEEFQVLELRGDTLKVDGNLVVAYTDGLEFKVEKSARGLLGSGKTGEGFVQAYRGTGRVWLAPTLPLHVSH
- a CDS encoding phosphodiester glycosidase family protein, which produces MPRLSPILCLLVLGSAPATALTVNPVVAGGTLYTVATITPGRDDLRLHWRNPTTSAPYATFAQLGARLKKEGRTLLFATNSGIYAPGLTPLGLHIEGGRILTPLNLARSGGNFALRPNGVFWIKGSRAGVLETDAYRRARLIPTYATQSGPLLVQGGQLHPAFNKGGTSFKLRSGVGVCRGGQMRFAVSAGPVNFYTFATFFRDTLGCPDALYLDGSISAYATPDRDTQLAGFAGIWSVSR